One Coccinella septempunctata chromosome X, icCocSept1.1, whole genome shotgun sequence genomic window carries:
- the LOC123321518 gene encoding DNA repair protein complementing XP-A cells homolog, translating to MSENDKEELPESAKARIEKNRQRAIILRNSRLVAHPYAKGETISVDTATIKIGATKYIDTGGGFLREEVEGQESVKEKPVEDEAPIHEEDRPFCMKCDRPFAVSWLFDKFNYKCCDECKDPEEHALITKTDAVNTYLLKAVDLEKREPPLQYITKKNPHNVRWGDMKLYLKAQVEERALQVWGSHEAIEEERLNREEKKVITKTKKYNKELKALRMNMRSSLYDRTSTASHTHKFGPETYNEEDDTYTHKCLTCPYVETFEKM from the exons ATGTCAGAAAACGATAAAGAAGAGCTGCCCGAATCTGCAAAAGctcgaatagaaaaaaatcgtCAAAGAGCAATAATACTCAGGAATAGTAGATTGGTTGCTCATCCCTACGCTAAAGG TGAAACGATAAGTGTTGATACTGCCACAATAAAGATTGGAGCAACAAAATATATTGATACTGGTGGAGGTTTCTTACGTGAAGAAGTTGAAGGTCAAGAATCTGTTAAG GAAAAGCCAGTAGAAGATGAAGCACCAATTCATGAAGAGGATCGGCCTTTCTGTATGAAATGTGATCGACCTTTTGCAGTTTCCTGGCTATTCGATAAATTCAATTATAAATGCTGTGATGAATGCAA AGACCCTGAAGAGCATGCCCTCATAACCAAAACCGATGCTGTAAACACCTATCTCTTGAAGGCAGTGGATTTGGAAAAAAGAGAACCACCGTTACAGTACATCACTAAGAAAAATCCACATAATGTACGATGGGGCGATATGAAGTTATATCTGAAGGCACAG GTTGAGGAAAGAGCTCTACAAGTATGGGGGAGTCATGAGGCAATAGAAGAAGAGAGACTAAACAGAGAAGAGAAGAAAGTTATCACTAAAACCAAAAAGTACAATAAAGAATTGAAGGCTTTACGTATGAATATGAGAAGTAGTCTATACGATCGTACTTCAACTGCTTCACACACTCATAAATTTGGACCAGAAACATATAATGAAGAAGACGATACTTATACCCACAAATGTTTAACTTGTCCTTATGTTGAaacttttgaaaaaatgtaa
- the LOC123321644 gene encoding lipoyltransferase 1, mitochondrial-like produces the protein MALFQRAICVYKTASFLRTVGRNLSTEPSIKKSVFISQSKDIYANLALQDWICKNIDMTDHHICMLWQNDPCVTIGKTSNPWCEANMADLPKITDGGVKLARQNSDGPSTYQDQGSLNITFFSQKDRLCEIYDMEILARAIFREFSLKLDIVQNELKLRGNYSISGTTKKVNENNAYHHCNLLVRVNKVDRMRSLTKQEIGIQQRNNEYENSKVMNLCEENPNVSVKKLVKAIGWEYMRTHASVVKDGGDQLANEQKGFQLVNPTDSWFPGIAKIRTEMARWEWLYGQTPDFKVNRTLCIPGNLGNEEGCSDLSMEITVSGGIIKDTTLSVPPSLANSGISGVINTVTTTLIGRRFTPDLIENLQQSIKNLGDDKMASAAYAPRKIMTSF, from the exons ATGGCACTGTTTCAACGCGCCATTTGCGTTTACAAAACGGCATCTTTCCTTAGGACAGTTGGCAGGAATTTGTCAACTGAACCAAGTATTAAAAAGTCTGTGTTCATTTCCCAATCGAAAGACATTTACGCCAATTTGGCGCTCCAAGATTGGATATGCAAGAATATCGACATGACCGATCATCACATCTGTATGTTGTGGCAAAATGATCCCTGTGTCACCATTGGTAAGACTAGCAACCCTTGGTGTGAGGCGAATATGGCAGATCTTCCAAAAATCACCGATGGTGGTGTGAAGTTGGCAAGACAGAATTCTGATGGACCATCTACGTACCAAGACCAAGGAAGCCTCAATATCACCTTCTTCTCCCAAAAAGATCGCTTGTGTGAGATCTACGACATGGAGATACTTGCTAGAGCTATTTTCAGAGAGTTCTCCCTGAAGCTGGATATTGTACAGAACGAGTTGAAACTGAGAGGCAACTATTCT ATTTCTGGAACAACAAAAAAAGTGAATGAAAACAACGCTTATCATCACTGCAATCTTTTGGTCAGGGTGAACAAAGTTGATCGCATGCGGAGTCTGACCAAGCAAGAG atcggAATTCAGCAAAGAaataatgaatatgaaaattcgAAAGTGATGAATTTATGTGAAGAAAACCCTAACGTTAGCGTGAAAAAACTTGTTAAGGCGATCGGATGGGAATATATGAGGACTCACGCATCTGTTGTCAAGGATGGTGGTGACCAACTGGCCAATGAACAGAAGGGATTCCAACTGGTCAATCCAACTGATAGCTGGTTCCCAG GCATCGCCAAAATACGAACTGAAATGGCCAGATGGGAGTGGTTGTACGGTCAAACACCGGATTTCAAGGTGAACCGCACACTCTGTATACCGGGGAACTTAGGAAACGAGGAGGGATGCAGCGATCTGAGCATGGAGATCACAGTCAGCGGTGGTATAATTAAAGACACCACCCTTTCTGTACCTCCAAGCTTGGCTAACAGTGGTATCAGTGGAGTGATCAACACCGTCACCACAACCTTGATTGGTCGCAGATTCACCCCAGATCTCATCGAAAACCTGCAGCAATCGATAAAAAACCTGGGCGATGATAAAATGGCAAGCGCCGCTTACGCCCCAAGAAAAATCATGACTTCCTTCTAA